Sequence from the Hoplias malabaricus isolate fHopMal1 chromosome 10, fHopMal1.hap1, whole genome shotgun sequence genome:
attgcATGTCACTTTGGAgagagtaaaaatatatatgtctaTACTaagcatataataaaacattaataataatcataataataataataataataaaaatcatcatcataataataataatcataataataataataataataataatgagtaaACGTCTTAAGCAAATCACCAAGTTTCAGTGTTTCTTCTCTTAAAGGAAACACTATCGATAATTTATCGAGGCTTTTATGAAACAACCAAACAGCCCTGAGTTGTTTTCAATGATTGAAGTGCGTTGTAATTTTCAGCCACCAGGTGGCAGACTTGTTCTTAGAAAGACTAGATTCGCCTGCGTCCCACTCAGTTAtccattctttcattttctgacAGCTTGCTGACTTCAAACAGAATGAGCTGATTCCTTCATGGACAACTATTCTGTATATATCCATCAAGAAATATGGAATTTTTGACACTTCTGAAAATGTCTTCATCTGCACTTCTAGTGATGATACATTACCTTGTTTTACTGAGATGGCTAAGGTACATCCTATGTCTTACCTGCCAAAGAGTTATAAATATGTGAATAAACTGAGGAAAGTCCAGAAGTTTGCATATAGCACAAAATATTGCAGGTTTCATAGTCGCCTAAGGTCTCTTTCTTCATGTGTAAAAAGCATTAGGCCAGAAATAAGTGCACGATGTTAGCAGCAGTGTAATGGATTTTAACTGTTTTAGTCATGGTCCATATAAAACTCAAGGATCAAGAAAGTGAGGATAGTGCACAaacctctttttttcttttttttaaattatttaaaaatattaggtCCCAGATGGTAGAATTGCAACATTCATAGGAACAGAAAAGCCAGCCTTATGTTATGTTAGCCTGAAGGTTATCTAGCTAATGCTCTTCGCCAGGTTAAATCTCAGCACTGGGCTCAGCACAGCTGGCATGCACGTCACAGCTGACAGGTATGGGAAGTTATACTCCAGCACACCTGGTACAAATCTACAGCTGGATTCAGAGCTTCCTGAGAACACAAACTGGCATTAAAGGCATAAACAGTGAGAGGGAGCGACAGAGCCATGCTAAAGGTCTGCGGACAGCGGCCTTAACCGAACATGGCATTGAGATCccagaagaacacacacacacacacacacacacacacacacgacagaAGGAGAAGTGGAGGTGGCAGAATGCTACAGGCTGCCAGCCCAACTCACTACAGGCCAAAAGCACTAAAACGGTTTCCGTAGTGACAAGACTAATCCCGTCACTGCAAACTGGGAAAGGTTCATCCAACTCTGATATTCAGGGACTTAAGAGTGTGgctctgtgaccctgaacaagaCACTAATCCTCAGATTAGCAAGCAGACAACACTGAAGGTCATTATGcaacacacataaaaacacttgcATCACATCACAGTAATTTCTGAGACATGATTTATACACAGGGAAACAGTCCTCTTTAAGATCAATGTCCATTTACAATGTGCAGTAGTTTAGCATGTAAAAACTAATGACACTCATATTTAATGGGGAGGGAAATTGttttacaacaaaaaacaaaaaaactaaattaaaccTATTGAAAAAATGGaacctatccagttcagggtcgcggtgggtccggagcccacccagaaaaCTACAAGAGAAATTAATGCTTTTCATTCATAAAGCATATCAAAATAGTTCAGATGTGTATATGACTCTTCTGAactatacatacatacatacatacatatacacacatatatctgCCAAAACCGCTTCTGTAATGCTCTTAGGATTCTCTTTTATCTGACATTTGTTGGGATTTGAgggatgtttttttctgtcccaCACTACCAGACTTTACCGTATAAAGCCACAGCTGTAAACAATGTGCAGAATAAGACTGAAGCAGTTTCCCTAGTGTGAAGGCAGGAGGTCATATATCACAAAACTGaaggatatgtgtgtgtgtgtatatatatatatatatatatatatatatatatatatatatatatatatatatatatatatatatatatatatatatatatatatatatatatatatatatatacacccacTTGGCTGGAAAAAGTCCAATAATCATGAAAACTTTTCACTTGAATAACAACAGATGTTAATTCAATACTTCCAACCAATCACTATATTTACTGTCATTTACTGAGTATTAATTCTAACTTGAACAAGGttaaaattacttttaatttttttatttttaattatttctatGCTGTCTTACCTTGCTGAGGATGTAGATGGAATCTCCTCTCTTGAAGGACAGCTCATCAGGTTGGTCTCCAGTGCAGTCCCATAAACCTTGGAAGTAGTTCTTATAATCTGTGGTTTTATTTGTTGctgagaaatggaaaaaaaaaatgtacacttgttaatgtatatatttagtttttcgaaagtttgtctttttctttttagtatTTATGACATTAGAACAAAAGAAGTAAATAAAGCCTAATGAAATCTTAAAGCTTTTgccaaaaagaaagaaaaattacaaacaaatgtaagtgaatgtgtactgATATTGAACTGCAGAGTCCCTTGCATCTATTTGTGCAACATTTAAATGACCACTGAACATGCTTTTATCAAAATATCTTGAAATCAATGACTTTCTCTTTCCTGATTATTTTTTTGATTGTGGCTTTGTACTGCACTAATGCTTATTTTGTGGATTTTATGGTTCAGCTTGATTCCTGTATCATGCAATGCCTTAGTCTCAGTGTTATTTGGACCCTAATCTTATTTCCTCTGGGAAAGAAATATTCtctgaaaaaaagaacaaaggactTTTGTAACTTGCTCTGGACAAGACCATTTGCTAAATGCCATAAACGTTAATGTAAATACAATGACTACACCACATTTCCTCctcattttataaacattttccaGCAGTGGGCAGCAGAGAGCAAGAACTGTTCTTTGAGGAAGTGACCAAAGAGCAGTATGCTTCCCCAGCCCAGCAGATGTTCAGTAAGCAGTCTTCCAAAGATAGCCTCTTAGGATTTTCACTAGACAGATTTACAGATCCTAAAAAGATAAGTCTAATATATAAaccacaaacattttaaagttcTATAAAGCGTTGAGCCATGACAATaacagaaatgtaataaaaatccacagaaTATGATAGGCAATAACATGTTCAATTAAAGACAATTATCAAAACCCAAACCACTGGAGAATAAAAGGACTAAGCATGACTGTGCATTTCCTTTCCCATGTCAAATCCTTCCAAAATTCACTCAAGCAAGCTTTCATCGTCATATGTTTTGAGAGTGCTAAGAGAGCCATGTAGACTTTCTAGCATCTGTGCTCAAGTCAGTGTTAACACTTTCATCTGACTGCAATTAGAATATGCTGTTCAGTAATGCCAAAACTTGAAAAGGGACACCAAGCTGTTGGAGTGTGATCCGTATCAAACTGATAAAAAACAGCTCATGCATTTCACAACATTAGTGAGATCCTATCAAGAGTAGTTTATGGCAGTGGCTGTAAGCCCTTTTTTGTTTCAACAACACCATGCTTGTCTCTGTTACATTAGCTGGCCTCTTTTCCTAGGCATCTGTCACAAGATCCTGCCTGAGCCATGGCTCCTGTCAGCAGGACTTCCTGTGCTGTGAGACGAGAGCAGAGGGCCAGGGAGGGCCACAGCGCTCCACTGGCAGCCCCTTCACTTCACTTCCTCTCAGCGCCCACCAAGCCATGCCCAGTGGCTAACACTCGCCAGGGCACATGCTGATTTCAGACGAGGGCACAAAGCCCCagaaatatacatataaatcaGACTAAACCACAACCAATAACATGTGGATTATACCTTTATGGGTCTAATATAAACCCAAATGGAtcccacttttttttaaaataaagagttTAACGTAGTGTGTAAACACAGATTTATAACATACTATTCACTCTCCAGTCCAAATACataactagggctgggcaataaaaaagaaaattaagctTATTGAAACTGACATTTAAAACTTTGAATCAATGTAATCTTGTCTATAGCAATTCATTTaaactgtgttttctttcaattctgttcatttttttccctttcttaaTTCTGTTAATATATCCCATCTGTGTGTAGATGTACTGCTCCCTTAAAACCACACATCCACAAATATGGTCATGTGATTTTGCCCAatccaatctgccacatggaagcaacatggaggagaacctaaacacagggGTCAACCGAACAACTCAAGCAGCTTGTATTTAAGTAAAACACTGTGTCTATCCTTTGGGCATGTTTTGACTTTAGCGAAAATGACACTAAACTTAAAGAAGTCCAATGAATATACTGACTGTCTGTTTCAACACATGGAGTACAAACACATCACCAAACATGAACAGTGCATGTTCATATAGAGGCCCCCATcaacatgaaaatatatatatctcagctttaatacttgagaatatttacagtacaagccttgtCAATGAATTATgaaggtaaaaaaacaaacacaaaatgaacaTAAATCATTATCATGGTATTGATTTCTGGTTCTATATACCAGCAATATACAAAACTCTGattgaaaaaaaatcagattgtGATTTAATGATTTTGCTGTAACATGGAAAccaacatatttacatatatccaCTTAGTCTGCCTTCAGAAGTTGAACTCACCAATCATGCTTAAgttataagaagtgtttcagCCAACATTGCTTTTTGTATAAATCACAATAATTGCAGCCAACACccattttgagagagagagagtcttatGAAAGCATAGCTCTGATAACCATGTTTCTGGCCTTTCTGAGAAGCCATATAACCCTCTGTCTGGTTCTAAATAGTCATTAGCCTTATTCCAGCCAATACTTCTACCTCTCTCAAACCATTCATCTAACATTCATTCCAGCTCTTCTTATCTCTCAGTTCACCTCCCTTGCTCTTCTGCAAAACCCCTTCCTTCCCTTCACTACCTCAATCACTCAACATCTGGCTCTTgacctcttctctctgtctgcaaCAAACATCTATCTACCTGTTTCCATTATCTCTTTCTAGCTTTTAATAATGGATTAAAAAGCCCAGAAACAAAGGGAAAGCATGCAAAGGCCAGGGCAAATCTCTAATGGCCAGCATACTCAAGAGGACATGGGGATAGCACCACAGTGATGGTCTATAGGGCAGAGAGAGTTTAGAGAAGCATGGCCATCTCAATTTAATTACCTGTCACTGGTGCTGCTACAGGGGGTTTGCTGACTGGCTCTGGCGCTGGTTTTTCAGGCATCTCATCCTCTAAGATAGAAAAGATACAAGCAGATGAGTGAAGAAGGCAAAAGACAGacagaattaaataaaaataaagcatgtcattttttttattatttaggtAATGGAAATATCAGTGCTGCCCTCTCCCCATCACTCAGCGCAATATTAGCAAATGCTGGCTGCAGGGTTAGAGGACATACCACCTAAGGTCAGTCTGCATTCTCCTCTAAGCATGTTAATCTGTCCAGTGGAGTTGTGTTAGTGGGAGTTGGAAAATAAACGATGGAtggcttcacatgtctcagaggaagcatgtattTGTCTCACCCTCTCAGGTTCATGGCATCATGTGCCGAAGGGTGACCTAGCTAATAAGTGGAGCTGGCAATGACAAACTGGGGAGACAATTCcattaaaaacacatgaaataaagCCTTTTTACATTACAAAAATATGGCTTTGGACAGGCAAAATATACTAATGGTATTTATGAAAAAGTGGATTCTTACTGCCATTCTTAAAAGTATTACAGTGTTTAACTAATTTTGTGTAATAGGCTCCTTTTTCCCCCACTCTTAAGTCAAATTGTATAAGAATGAGTctgtttcaaataaataaaagaaaaagaaaagcaaaccAGGAAGTTCTTCATAGATGTCCTCATCAATTGGTTCAGACATGGCTGCTGCATTGAAAGGTACACAGTCGTCATACATTTCTTGCTCTTCTTCCAAAGGAATGATGCCTTCCATATCTGCACATGATCATagatgtgtatatgtgttgGTGCTCAGGGTACTGTGACAACAAACACCTAACAACCAAGTAAATAAGACACAATCTCACCTTTAATCACAAAGCCAATCTGTTCCACCCACTCCTCTGCTTCTTTCTGAGTGGCAGCACAGAACTAGGGAAACCCAGAAAAGTGAGGGGGCAATGGTTAGCTACACAAACATCAGCAACCAGAAACCTGTATTACTGTTATACATGTAGGGTAAAGCTGAGATTAGTAGACTATTGGAGGTAATATCTACCTGGTACACGCGTTTGTCAGGAGCAGATATTTCAAAGCAGCAGTCTTTCTTTGAATCTTTGCGCAAGGTGTTGTTCATTTTTACTGTGTAGCCACTGATATTAAACTCTCCTTTCTGCTGCTTATCTGGTAAGGTAATATTTCATCATCAAAATGTCACATAATTACAACCCTCTCCTTAAGAAatatagtactgtgcaaaagtcagaggctACAGTTTATTTATCAACCTGCCAGTTCACATCCTGAGCATCAGAAAAATGGGAggacatttatttaacagaaaattacaaaaacacttCAACAGCTAAATATGTTAtactctttttttcattttatgtcCAGTACTGGCCTTAAATGCCATTCAGGAAAGCTTGTAAAAGTTAAAACCTGTTTAGCTGTTGGTGTTTAAGATCAATAGTACTGTGTTGTCTTTTGACCAAAACCACAGATTTTTAAGATATGAGCTTGATTTGCATTCCTCTTTTAACAAGTAATGTTTATCAGATGATGACACATTTGGAGGTATACCAGGTTAATATTATGTTTGAAATCCAGTTTTGGAAACAGGTGTTTTTCACTTATTTGTATTTGCCTTTCCCCCTTCTGAAGCCAATCTTTTAACCTAGCTCCTCAAATATATGtcctataaaaataataacccaTAACTGAAGGCCATTTTGACAGGGCATcaaatacacaaattaaaattttaacaaTAGGTTGACAGTCAATTAATATGGAAAAAAATGCATTATGTTCAATATGCAGGTCTGAAAGTCTAATAGGTAATGTCATAAAATGTGCATACCTTTCTCGCTGCCATAATAATAAAACGTGTTGCTGCTTAGTGCACACCATCTCTTTTGCCATTCTGTGCCAAAGAAGCTGTGGTCTGCCAAATTACAGTCACACTTTATAGTCAATACACAGTTTATAGTAAATGAAGATACAATCtgacatataacaagttcataaccTTAAAATGCTACCGGTGCCTCCCACCTTTTCTGCGTTTTTCTAGGTAGCCACTCTTGAAGACAGCTTGGAGGTCTTGGGCTGCCACAGGAGGGGCTTGCTGAGCTCCTGAAGAAACCCAACAAACAGGCCTTAGAAATGTTTACTCTAGTTACCCTGCTTTGTCAAGTTAATACACTGATTATGGCAAATCTAGTGAAAAGATTATGAAAAACAAATCAACTATCTAAATTGTATTAATCACAAGAtagttttttattaaaatgtgctTGTCTTATTTAAGGGGACTTGAAAGGCCTATATTCCCTATCCACCCTGAATCATCAGAATGTACACATCTCATTTTGCATTGCAAAACTGGGCAATCCACCTAACCCAGCTGTTTATTCCACTATTTGCATGGCTGAGTGAATGTGAGGGAGCAGATGACTTATGCATGACCTTCTTTGAGATAAACCCCACATGCCGCCATCATTACGGTTGACAAAGAAGCATGAGATACAGTTTGAAGAGAATGAACTATACAAAAGGGCCTTCTTTGTAAGCATACTCTCAAGCAGTGAAAAAGGCACATACACTAATTAAACATGAAAAACCCAAGCAAGCATCTTTCATTTCATGTATTCAAATTCCACCAGTGATAAACCCATGCACATTGTCTATGTATTCGACGATTGTCCTGATGATCTAGGAACAAGCCTTGagataaaatacacaaaatgttGACTGGCATTTGGAGAGCTGTACAGTGTAAAATTGAAGCTGAGGCATTTTATTAGCAAGCTGAAAGCCACAACCTACATTAGCTGCTTCTACAGTCACATCAATAAATAGCAACAGCAGCACATGAGCTTTCACACAAccatgtgcaaaaaaaaaaaaaaataaaaaaaatttcagTCTGGTTTCCTTAATCAAAATAAATTGTTGTTCATTTTGATTGGAGAGAAACCAACTTAAAGCAAGCAATTTACCTTCCAGTTTGAACTGTAAGCGTGCTTTATCTCATTCCTGAAAAGCAGCACAGGCTTCTGATTGCAACAACAGCTGTGCCATCAGGCAGGATGAGAGCTAAAGGGCCTATAAAACACCCCAGTGCTTCAGAGCAGTAAaactcacacaacacacaagcacacagacaaaacagtcagatgtgcacacaaagacaaacatgcatgcacaaaacagacatagacaacacacactgtaactatCTGCACACTCCAACACCTACAAGTGGCCCATGTGATAAGAAATGCACATTTTTACAGAGTTAGATTTACTGGTTGTTTCCTTGGTTTAGCCTCATCCAATAGTGCTCTCTGAGCTGTGCCCAATAAAACCAGGCGACTGAAATGACATTGGCTGTGGGCGGCATTGTCTGAGGTTCATGTCATAAAGCATTGGTGTCTGCACAAAAGGAGAGCTCAGTCTCTCCAGTGCTTTCTGGTCATTCCCAAGCCTGTTGCTGGGCTACAGCACCCATTGTTTCGGCTCATGTACTTTTCTACAAATCCCAAAGAGAGAGACTAGGAAGTACATAGTGAAATAAGAAACAAACAACTATTGTACTTGACTGAATGATATACCACAGTGCAGTATTTTTTATGGGTGAGAAAAGTTGTCAAAATCTGGAACTTCTGGAATCTGTGGTTGAACCTTTTTTGAATGCGAAGCACCTCAATGAACTGTCTGGAAAATTATTCActaacatactcactcatgtttaggaaCTGCTACATAAGGGTTGCTGTTCAATGCTTCACATAAATAACACTATCCCTTTGTCTGAAATGGCTGCCTATTCTCTATCACCTACATTACTTACAATAGAGTGTACTGAATTTAGGAAGTTAGTGAACAATTCTGGACACAAAATAATGCAGATTTTTATTCAATCAATGCAGAAGATTGTGGGTATCCACTACCTGCTGGTGTACATATGTTACATAGGTTGTACATTAACTTTTGCAGTGCaatgtgggattgtttgagtgaaCAGAagattgtccactatgttttcaggcactactacaaaatggtggaaacTGTGCACTATATGGTGAATTGGGAACAGTTTTGGACCCAGCATTAGTGTCCTTTTTGTTGGTAATGAAAGCATTTGTGTTCATCCAGTAGTCAGCTTCACAGCCAGACACCAATGTATTCAATGTATGTACTGAAATGTATTCCAGTATGAACTACTCACGATGTAGATAAAAATCAGCAGGATAGGTTTTTAATTTACTTGAAAAGCTATTAGCATAGAATCCTCACATTTTCAGATCAAAGGAGATTAAAAACTACTAAAATTCCTTGCCCATGTgtaaacataattttaaaaaaaagaagaagaagagtttCATATACATTGTTCTTGTGATCTCTCATTAATAACTTACAAAAATATACTAATTCTGCCATCAGTTAcacagaagtaaaaaaaaatgtcaggaCTGCTTTTCAAAATTATACACAATGCAGGGGATCCCCTCAGAACTGAGGTCATTAAATATATTGATCATAAAGGCAGTATAACACAAACACTGTTTTAAGGAGTGCTTTTGGTAGATAAATCTAGACAAAAATAATAGGAAAACTGTTCAGGATCTGagccttttaaaatatttaatttaaccaAATTACTTTTTGAATACTTCTGACAacttttataattaatttataattagTAAATGAGTTTCATGAACATTGATCCAGTTGAAGCGACTAACATCAGTCCTAACATCCCTTGACCTCTCCCTCAAACCCAAACTACACCTACATTTGTGTGCACTCAACAAATGCAGAAATAGCAGACTGACTTATAGATATCCCCTGTAAATCAGTCTAAAAATTCAACTAAATATGTGAAAATTAACTACTGTGACATTCTATAGGTATCTTAGCCTTATTACATGTATTTCACATTTGTTATTTTGATAAAGTAATTCAGAATACATGCATGTTGTTTCTGCCCAACACTGTGCCTGAAGGGCAGAGCAGTGAATGCTACTCATGTTTCAATTATGCTATATGCTACCTGTGGCCAAGGGCATTCTTTGCGCTACAATCTGCATAAAGTTTGTTGCACCCACCATCATAGGCAGTGTCTTCATCCCTGTCCATCCGTTCCGAGAGAAGTGAACCACCATCATTGTTGCTGTCTGCTTCATCAAGCTCATCCCACTCTTCATCTCCTACATAAGAAAGACCTTGTCAGTCCACTGGTGTACAAGCCATGCCATCAGCCCAATGTGGGGGAGATGGTTATCAACAAGCTGGCCAAGTGTCTGTCTTTTTGCAATTACAAAAAGATAGACACTTGGCCTTTTGGAAAATAATGCCATGCCTGAAAAGCACAGTTTTCATTTTCTTAAACTGATATTGGCAAtcaaccaaatcatacctacaAACAGAAGAGACAACATTTTGCATAGATTTTGGATAAGCAAATAAAAGGTTTGTGTAAATAGTGCACCTGTTACACCAGCCTATCCGTGCTCTGACCACCTAAAGGAATATTTCAGGTAGCTATGATAATCTGTTTAGGGAAATATGTGCAAATGCAAAAATGGTACAATGCATGGGGAAATATGTGCAAATAACACAATGCT
This genomic interval carries:
- the skap2 gene encoding src kinase-associated phosphoprotein 2; this translates as MRSVPEELTTLLSDLETFLAEVLKSENLTKKAKEKKDAFIKRIKDVKASYPQDFKDKRDEEWDELDEADSNNDGGSLLSERMDRDEDTAYDGAQQAPPVAAQDLQAVFKSGYLEKRRKDHSFFGTEWQKRWCALSSNTFYYYGSEKDKQQKGEFNISGYTVKMNNTLRKDSKKDCCFEISAPDKRVYQFCAATQKEAEEWVEQIGFVIKDMEGIIPLEEEQEMYDDCVPFNAAAMSEPIDEDIYEELPEDEMPEKPAPEPVSKPPVAAPVTATNKTTDYKNYFQGLWDCTGDQPDELSFKRGDSIYILSKEYDTFGWWVGEMKGIIGIVPKSYLTELYIL